From Pseudobdellovibrio exovorus JSS, a single genomic window includes:
- the rarD gene encoding EamA family transporter RarD encodes MDNSKSDQLKIGMGYATLAYIGWGFFPIYWKFLKHVPLMQILSHRVIWAFVFYTAVLFWKERKLSFFRPKTKGLSFFRPKTKGLSFNLGFASVLLMSNWLVYIYAVNSGQIVESSLGYFINPLVNILIGMIFLKETLNREQKIAGILAAIGVLIITVAQMKVPWIALYLALSFAGYGLIKKMNPVSGLKSNQFESALFVPVALVFLLLQPTDWMTNQNQDISLALLVGSGIVTGLPLIFFAEAAQRIPYYLLGFFQFLAPTLQFLSGVVIFKEEVTPLKFVGFIFIWVAGAVLVLRGALNGRHLIKK; translated from the coding sequence ATGGATAACTCTAAATCTGATCAGCTTAAAATAGGAATGGGCTACGCCACGTTAGCCTATATAGGATGGGGATTTTTTCCCATCTACTGGAAATTTCTTAAACATGTCCCACTCATGCAAATCCTCAGTCATCGTGTGATTTGGGCATTTGTTTTTTATACCGCAGTTCTATTTTGGAAAGAAAGAAAGCTCAGTTTTTTTAGACCTAAAACAAAAGGTCTCAGTTTTTTTAGACCTAAAACAAAAGGTCTCAGTTTTAATTTGGGTTTTGCATCTGTTTTATTGATGAGTAATTGGCTGGTGTACATCTATGCGGTGAATTCAGGGCAAATTGTCGAAAGCAGTTTAGGATATTTTATTAATCCTCTGGTAAATATTTTGATCGGAATGATCTTTCTAAAAGAAACATTGAATCGCGAACAAAAAATAGCAGGGATTTTAGCAGCTATTGGTGTCTTAATTATCACTGTGGCCCAAATGAAAGTGCCGTGGATAGCTCTGTATTTAGCCTTGAGCTTTGCTGGCTATGGTTTAATAAAGAAAATGAATCCGGTGTCTGGTTTGAAATCCAACCAGTTTGAGTCCGCACTATTTGTGCCTGTAGCGCTAGTTTTCTTACTACTGCAACCTACAGATTGGATGACGAACCAGAACCAAGACATATCACTGGCGCTATTAGTTGGTTCGGGGATTGTGACCGGATTGCCATTGATATTCTTTGCTGAGGCAGCACAAAGAATTCCGTATTATCTGCTGGGATTTTTTCAATTTTTAGCTCCTACTTTGCAGTTTTTGTCCGGAGTTGTGATCTTTAAAGAAGAGGTCACACCTTTGAAGTTTGTCGGCTTTATTTTCATTTGGGTTGCGGGGGCTGTGTTGGTGCTTCGCGGAGCTCTTAATGGACGCCATTTAATCAAAAAATAG
- the mpl gene encoding UDP-N-acetylmuramate:L-alanyl-gamma-D-glutamyl-meso-diaminopimelate ligase has product MPQASINDLQQGSHIHLMGICGTAMASLAGLLKDRGFKVTGSDSNPYPPMSTQLENMGIQIQKPYKKENLSMKPDFVVVGNVISASNEEAQEMVRLGLPFCSLPQAMGEAIIENRESFVISGTHGKTTTTSLMSWVAECCGLQPGFLIGGIPKNFNQSFRNPAANTFIIEGDEYDTAYFDKVPKFTHYRPRHVVLTSVEFDHADIYKNFDEVKSAFVKLMTLVPSSGSVVFWGDDQNVRAVAEHSKTAKTFSYGLTEKNDYIANILSADTAETQFEVKFRQQLVGVFNTPMVGRFNILNALAVVAQAHIHNWDMGKVSEALRTFGGVKRRQEILGEFSGVLLIEDFAHHPTAVKETIHAIQGKYKDRKVFSIFEPRSATSRRKVFQKDYVEAFKEAHEILIAKAFDQGKIDEDNRFSSLELVQDLCSQGKTAAEFESADLIVENIAARSKSGDIVLIMSNGGFDGIYEKLINRLKLKNG; this is encoded by the coding sequence ATGCCACAAGCATCGATTAATGATTTGCAGCAAGGAAGTCACATTCACCTTATGGGGATTTGTGGCACGGCGATGGCGTCTTTAGCTGGATTACTTAAAGACAGAGGTTTCAAAGTTACAGGGAGTGATTCCAATCCTTATCCTCCTATGTCAACGCAGCTTGAAAATATGGGCATACAAATTCAGAAGCCCTATAAAAAAGAAAACTTAAGCATGAAACCCGATTTTGTTGTCGTTGGTAACGTGATCTCAGCCTCTAACGAAGAGGCGCAAGAGATGGTTCGTTTAGGCTTACCTTTCTGTTCTTTACCACAAGCCATGGGTGAAGCCATTATTGAAAACAGAGAGTCTTTTGTGATTTCAGGAACACACGGAAAAACCACAACGACATCTTTAATGAGTTGGGTAGCAGAGTGCTGTGGATTACAGCCAGGTTTTCTTATTGGGGGAATCCCAAAAAACTTTAATCAAAGCTTCCGTAATCCTGCGGCGAATACTTTTATTATCGAAGGGGACGAGTACGATACGGCCTATTTCGATAAGGTGCCTAAGTTCACTCATTACAGACCTCGGCATGTGGTTTTGACTTCTGTGGAATTTGACCATGCGGACATTTACAAAAATTTTGATGAAGTGAAGTCGGCCTTTGTAAAACTCATGACATTAGTGCCCTCTTCAGGTTCTGTGGTGTTTTGGGGTGATGATCAGAATGTGCGTGCGGTGGCTGAGCATTCAAAGACCGCTAAAACTTTCTCTTATGGTCTTACAGAAAAAAATGACTATATAGCGAACATCCTGTCTGCAGACACTGCTGAAACTCAATTCGAGGTGAAGTTTCGTCAGCAACTAGTTGGTGTCTTTAATACTCCAATGGTGGGACGTTTTAATATCTTGAACGCTTTGGCAGTTGTAGCTCAGGCTCATATTCACAATTGGGATATGGGGAAAGTCTCTGAGGCTTTACGTACGTTTGGCGGAGTTAAAAGACGCCAAGAAATATTGGGTGAATTCAGCGGGGTATTGCTGATTGAGGATTTCGCGCATCATCCAACTGCGGTGAAAGAAACTATTCACGCTATTCAAGGCAAATACAAAGATAGAAAAGTTTTTTCTATCTTCGAACCACGTTCGGCGACCTCTCGACGTAAGGTCTTTCAAAAAGACTATGTTGAAGCCTTTAAGGAAGCTCATGAGATATTAATTGCAAAGGCTTTCGATCAAGGAAAAATCGATGAAGATAATCGTTTTTCATCTCTGGAATTAGTGCAAGATCTGTGTTCTCAGGGGAAAACGGCCGCTGAGTTTGAGTCTGCAGACCTAATTGTTGAAAACATAGCGGCTCGCTCGAAATCTGGAGATATCGTTTTGATTATGAGCAATGGTGGATTTGATGGCATTTATGAAAAACTGATCAATCGCCTTAAGCTGAAAAATGGATAA
- a CDS encoding serine hydrolase domain-containing protein encodes MKYTSQENKIIEKIKHAIPDVTPGVVARAYHLGRLVCDIGVGTTSPYYDLASLTKVIFTQQAIMEAYDKGLWTFETKVSDVLPDFKHEILIKDLLTHTSGLEWWKPFYQSIPLDMPWTAKRAWIYQQINESTPNKTDKAVYSDLGFILLGFILEKLHQKNIYDVWLDLKERSYPTTTLDFHLENKTTLPKEQFAPTEDCPWRKRILRAEVHDENTWSFGGISTHAGLFGSIEDLAAYGLTVRSQLQGIARYNVRQKTAQLFATRAIPPEVGDWALGYMMPSHENASCGPHFSVRSIGHTGFTGTSFWYDPRNDLLIMILSNRVHYGRDNKAYISLRPQIHSWIYESLKRTV; translated from the coding sequence ATGAAGTATACAAGTCAGGAAAATAAGATCATCGAAAAAATCAAACACGCGATTCCGGATGTAACTCCGGGTGTGGTGGCGCGGGCTTATCATCTAGGACGTTTGGTCTGTGATATTGGGGTTGGAACGACAAGCCCTTATTATGATTTGGCGTCGCTGACGAAGGTGATTTTCACTCAGCAGGCTATCATGGAAGCGTACGATAAGGGTCTGTGGACATTTGAAACTAAAGTGAGTGATGTCCTTCCTGATTTTAAACATGAAATTTTAATAAAAGATTTATTAACGCATACATCAGGGCTTGAGTGGTGGAAGCCATTCTATCAGTCAATACCATTGGATATGCCGTGGACAGCTAAGCGTGCGTGGATTTATCAACAGATTAATGAGTCTACACCTAACAAAACAGATAAAGCTGTCTATTCTGATTTAGGCTTTATCTTATTAGGTTTTATTTTAGAGAAACTACATCAAAAGAACATTTATGATGTGTGGCTAGATCTGAAAGAACGCTCGTATCCAACAACGACTTTGGATTTTCATTTAGAAAATAAAACGACACTACCTAAAGAGCAATTTGCTCCTACAGAAGATTGTCCATGGAGAAAACGTATTTTAAGAGCTGAGGTTCATGACGAAAACACATGGAGCTTTGGTGGAATTTCAACTCATGCGGGCCTGTTTGGAAGCATTGAAGATTTAGCTGCTTATGGATTAACTGTGCGTTCTCAGCTACAGGGGATTGCTCGTTACAATGTTCGTCAGAAAACGGCGCAGCTTTTTGCTACACGCGCGATTCCTCCTGAGGTTGGAGATTGGGCTCTAGGGTATATGATGCCATCCCATGAAAATGCGAGCTGTGGCCCACATTTCTCGGTGCGATCTATAGGACATACGGGATTTACGGGTACATCATTTTGGTATGATCCACGTAATGATCTTCTAATTATGATATTAAGTAATCGTGTTCACTATGGACGCGACAATAAAGCTTATATCAGTTTGCGTCCCCAAATACACAGTTGGATTTATGAATCCTTGAAAAGGACTGTTTAA
- a CDS encoding S66 peptidase family protein, translated as MRAVIRQTSDVSSKKKNPKKKSQITKVKTVKNKKRAIRLDALSSGDLIEVVAPGSYSPEENLQKGIKELQALGYEVSSDPSTLQPHLNFLSNTDHERFRFLKKALMSSKNKGVWCLRGGYGAIRLLPFLDKMKAPSKPKLLIGLSDVTSLHIYVTQKWGWPTLHAPLLDRLALKKLSKANLGELQSALEDANYVAEFKDLEPLNSSARKRKSIKSSVIGGNLMVLTSTLGTPYQIKTEGKILFIEEVSERAYRIDRCLQQLKQAGIFKGVQAVVFGDMTACDEPNKENYLDETLKSFFADAKFPVFRGVETGHGEIQRPLFFNTETHISCGDSARMLVYSAFK; from the coding sequence TTGAGGGCTGTTATCCGTCAAACTAGCGATGTGTCTAGCAAGAAAAAAAATCCAAAAAAAAAATCTCAAATCACAAAAGTGAAAACAGTAAAAAATAAGAAGCGAGCTATCCGCTTAGATGCTTTATCGTCTGGAGACCTGATTGAGGTCGTGGCTCCAGGGTCTTATTCCCCTGAAGAGAACTTGCAAAAAGGCATTAAGGAATTACAGGCGTTGGGATATGAAGTGTCGAGTGATCCCAGCACTTTGCAACCACATTTGAATTTTTTGTCTAACACTGATCATGAGCGATTTCGTTTTCTGAAAAAAGCTCTGATGAGTTCGAAGAATAAAGGGGTCTGGTGTCTGCGTGGTGGTTATGGTGCTATTCGGCTTTTGCCATTCCTTGATAAAATGAAAGCTCCGTCTAAACCTAAGCTTTTGATAGGCCTGAGTGATGTGACATCATTGCATATCTATGTGACTCAAAAGTGGGGATGGCCAACATTGCATGCACCCTTGTTAGATCGTTTGGCTCTGAAAAAGTTGAGCAAGGCGAACTTAGGCGAATTGCAGTCTGCTTTAGAGGATGCAAATTATGTGGCAGAATTTAAAGATCTAGAGCCCTTGAACTCATCAGCTCGCAAACGTAAGAGTATAAAATCCAGTGTTATTGGTGGGAATCTTATGGTTCTGACGTCTACCTTAGGGACGCCCTATCAAATAAAAACCGAAGGTAAGATCTTATTTATCGAAGAGGTTTCAGAAAGAGCATACCGCATAGATCGTTGCTTACAACAGCTCAAGCAGGCGGGGATTTTTAAAGGAGTTCAGGCGGTAGTTTTTGGTGATATGACAGCCTGTGATGAGCCCAATAAAGAAAACTATTTGGATGAGACGCTGAAGAGTTTTTTTGCAGATGCTAAATTCCCTGTTTTCAGAGGAGTCGAGACTGGTCACGGAGAAATTCAGCGACCACTGTTTTTTAATACCGAAACGCATATTTCTTGTGGAGATTCTGCGCGGATGCTAGTCTATTCTGCATTCAAGTAG